Below is a genomic region from Raphanus sativus cultivar WK10039 chromosome 4, ASM80110v3, whole genome shotgun sequence.
ttttttccgTTTTTGGCCAAAACAATACAATagtttaaaatatgtaatttcaatgccaatcaaaaggatttatcaTTTCCAAGTTCCCGTTATTTTCTCCATGAtggaatattatttatgaaaatgtaacaTCAGTATTTAGTATTTGAAAACATCACATGTATTCTCATTCCTAAATAAGAATGTGGTTGAACGTTCtgttgaaaatatgtatatttagttTGGGTTCGAAGAAactacatataacatataagccTTATACATATatccatttattaaatttgggtttgcaaaaagaaaaaagattggGTTTGTAACAAATTGAATATAACTTATAGATCTTGTACAACTATTTGTTATGTATATTCGTTTAGTTAGTTACGTGAACATAAATCTAATGAATTTTAAtagcaaaatataaatttaaaaattttgacctatgataataatataaatctatttagacCCGTTAACCTATTAAACTAATTGGTCTCGTGATCCGGAAAAgatcttttagtttttatttttgttttttcattaatGGCATAATCGTTattaaatcttcttcttctaaagACATCTTTAAAGTTCCTGCAACTTTCTCTAAGGTTATCATCCAAGTGTCTTCAACAACAACTATAACTTATGACGATTTGTATAATCGATTTGTAGCTTTGACCCAAGTTCCCTGAAAAATTAGATGAAACGtgtgatcaaaaaaaaaaaaggatgaaaGATTTGTTAGCTTTGTATGGGAAATAATCACTTATCACGATTGtgtttctaattaaaaaaagactgctaaaaaaataaaaaaactgtaTAAGAAAGTAAGTGATAGAACATGGGCCCCACATATATTGTATGCTCTTGATGAAAATAAGGAAGTTAGTAAGTTACGTACGGTTAAATAATATTCTAATgcattatatttactttatgtAGATGcagttaaaaaaatttaaaaaagtaGATACAACTTTTATCAATAGGGCAAANNNNNNNNNNNNNNNNNNNNNNNNNNNNNNNNNNNNNNNNNNNNNNNNNNNNNNNNNNNNNNNNNNNNNNNNNNNNNNNNNNNNNNNNNNNNNNNNNNNNATTAAAATCTACACTAAATATTTGATAGTGTTTATAATGTAAATTGGTGAATGAAAAGGATGCGGCAATGATATCCTTAGAATACATATGTAATTGGAAATTGGTTGATAAAAATAgacttttattaaataaaagatcggttacaattaataaaaataagattcAATACTACAAACGTAAAGAACAGAATGAAGTCGATGTGTATATTGTGTTCTCTCTAGGGTTTTTCATGTATCTACTCTTTAACATTTCCCCTTTTTTTATAGctgcttcttttcttctcttctgcaaTCAATTCCGTGATCTCTGGACTCTTCATCTCGAGCTCGTCTATCTCGTTATGGACTTCTGTCTGcccatttttaaattttgtcgTAAAGATTTTCATAGCACAAATAacgatttttcttttaaatttttttaattattttttaaaaaagaggTTAATCATGCAAAATTTCAAATAGTAAACACCAGATTGCAAGGAAATACTTGAGTAACAAAGACATGAATTGGAATGCCCGTGAAAAGTGAGGGTCTTATTTGCAAAATCTCCTAACTTGGTAGAtatgtttagggtttcgttttgTTTTCGGTCTAAAAGATAGAACCATGATGAAGAGGGTCAAGAGGAAGGAGACGACCGGGATCAATCAGCAGCCTCTAACGACGAAAGAAGATAAAGATGAAAACGATCCGTTTTCGATTATTCCTCTGGATCTAATCGTAGAGATTCTCCTGAAAGTTCCTACCAAATCTGTAGCTAGTCTTGTCTTCGTTTCAAAACAATGGTTATCCATAATCAGTGGCAAATGTTTTATCAATCAGTACCTTGCTCGATCTTCACCTTCACCTCGGCTTCTTTTCACAGTCTTCGGCTTCTACGCGCCAGTGCAGTTCTTACATTCATGTTCCCAGGTTGATCCATCTTCTGACCGTCATAGGTTAAACATAAATCCAGATAAGAAGAACCATCAGAATGCTTTTTCTCCACCAATCCGCGGCTTGATCTGCCGTCAAATGGGTTCTAGAGTGATGATAGGTAACCCTACCACGGGCCAATTCTTAACGTTGCCTAGACTCAAAACTACAAGAAGAGGTGTGTTATCCTTTTTTGGGTATGATTCAGTGAATGATGCATACAAAGTGTTGTCCATGACTGTACTACAAGGTCATCAAAAACGTGAATCACAAGTTGTGGCCGAAGATCATCAAGTGTACACTCTAGGAGGAGGAGCCCAAAATAAATGGAGAATTGTTGAGTGTAAGCATCCTCATCTTCCTCCTACTCCTTCTCATGTTACTAATAAAGGGATATGTTTAAATGGGGTACTGTATTATTATGCTTGGATAAAAAATGAAGGATCCTTGATAAGCTTCGATCTGATATCTGAAGAGTTTAATGTCACTAAGTTACCTGAGGATAATCCTTGCATAGTGAACTACAATGGAAAGGTAGCTATAACTAGTTGGCCTACCGCTGACGGTGAAGTTCACTTGTGGGTTCTAGAAGATGCCACTACGCAACGATGGTCTAAAGTTTCAATCGTTGTTCCTTCTTGGACAGCATTAGGTGGAAAAAATCATAGCTTCAGGTTCAGGGGTACAGTTAGTACTGGTGAGCTTATATTCTCACAGCGGTGTCCCAATAAGGCGCCCTTCTTTTTCATCAGTTACAATCTCAAGGAACACAGAGCCCAAAAAGTCGTGGTTAGTGAATTTGGAGGTCCCTATGATGACACCGAAGTCTATTTTGATCATGTTGAGAGTCCTATGTTCTGTCAAATCTAAGTTAatccttttctattttttttgttgcttttcATTGAAGATCTCAGACAGATTGTAGTTTTGTGTAGAGTAAACCTTGCTTTTCTACATTTGATTCTCTTATTCTATTTAATTTGAAGATGAACATTAGATTTGGTGTTGGCTATAGTTGGATGAGTGTGGAGGAAACATATGTTACATGAAGATGATCTGACTTGTTGAAGATGAACATTATATCCCtccacttttttattttttatttttatttggacCTTTCGTTTCGTAAAGGATGAGTGAGGAGGAAACAGATGTTACATGAAAAATGATCTGACTTGtagaagagttttttttagTTACAGCGGAAAGATAGCTTTAACGAGCAGTCAGATAACAACTACTAACCATTAATGTATAATCATCATTTTGGTTGCCTTTTGACCTTGCTTTTTGCCCATtttttctaacattttttttttttttgcaaaacaaTTGGTCTTGCTTCATGTATAATCAAGTCTTGTGTCCCTTGCTTACAAACAAACTCTTGATTCTCGCTTTCTAAGAAGAGCTGATTTACTTGGAAACTTCTTTGCTAATGTACATGAACTTAActaaacaacaataaaaaagGCTACCGTTTACAACTTGTCTACACATCATCAACTGAACCAAatgtacatatattatattatattgaaCATTTACATGAATGGAAAAGCAACTAGTAAACGAGGGATGTATTTTGCTGAGTAGTCGCTCTTTCTTCTCACAGTTAATTAGTCTTTCCTGTCACCAAGGTGCATTCAGAAAGCACATGAGAAGCAAAGAAGTAACATATATAGTCTCTATATACACAAGAGGAGCATAATGGATTTAGAAAACAACCTTAAGCATCTGGATTCCGCTCAAGATGCAACTTGGCACATTTTCTGCTTGATAATTATTAGGCCTATATAAATTGAACAAAACCAGATTAACTAAACTTAAGTACAGAAGCAGCATCGGTGGACATTATCTCCGGTGTGCTGACAAATCCGTGGTTTAGGTTAATAATATGTCGGAATGATCTCAAACCTTATTCCGACAAGACACATGTGTCAATGATGCAAAAAAGtatgaaaaagagagagaggagggtCTAATTACTAGTGATTGTTATTGAAGCAAgcaataatgtatattttacattGTACATATATTATCTGTCATTTCTTCTGTTTAGATGAGTTTAGAAATAAGAATCGCGAAAGATGATGTTTGTGAATAATTGATAATTCTGACACGGTGTGATAGGAGTTTGAGGCAGGTATATAATACGACTCCATTACAGATGCATACTTGTTGTTCAATGTGAGTTAACAAGGATTTCAAATTATTAAGCACTGTGCTTGTCTCTTTAACTCTCGGGAGCTTGATTACCCAtggatggtggtggtggttgatTCTTCTGGTTCCAGTTCTGTGATGCTGGCTCTCTCCTCTCCACCTGGACAGTCTCGCGGCGCCTACCATACCTAGGCCTAGACCGGTTTCTGGTCTGGC
It encodes:
- the LOC108811197 gene encoding F-box/kelch-repeat protein At3g04660-like, whose translation is MMKRVKRKETTGINQQPLTTKEDKDENDPFSIIPLDLIVEILLKVPTKSVASLVFVSKQWLSIISGKCFINQYLARSSPSPRLLFTVFGFYAPVQFLHSCSQVDPSSDRHRLNINPDKKNHQNAFSPPIRGLICRQMGSRVMIGNPTTGQFLTLPRLKTTRRGVLSFFGYDSVNDAYKVLSMTVLQGHQKRESQVVAEDHQVYTLGGGAQNKWRIVECKHPHLPPTPSHVTNKGICLNGVLYYYAWIKNEGSLISFDLISEEFNVTKLPEDNPCIVNYNGKVAITSWPTADGEVHLWVLEDATTQRWSKVSIVVPSWTALGGKNHSFRFRGTVSTGELIFSQRCPNKAPFFFISYNLKEHRAQKVVVSEFGGPYDDTEVYFDHVESPMFCQI